Part of the Kamptonema formosum PCC 6407 genome, GGTTAACAGTTAACTAATATGCAAATTAACAGCAAGGGTGAGCAAAAAGGTCAATTGAGCGGCTAGTACGATTAAGTAAATCACAGCTCGCGGCTGAAAGATTGACAACATTAAGCCAATGCCTTTGAGGTCAATCATTGGGCCAAAAACTAAAAAAGCTAGTAGCGATCCACTGGTAAAGGTTGAAGCAAAGGATAGCGCAAAAAAGGAATCAACGGTGGAACAAATTGATACGACTGTGGCTAATAGTAGCATGGCTACTATGGAGGAGATTGGGCCTTGACCAAGGCTGAGGATGAGTTCGCGGGGTGCTGCGACTTGAATGGCGGCGGCGATCGCGCTACCAATTACCAACACTCCTCCTAACTCGCGCAATTCCTGTACCATGCTATCTAGCAGTAGATACAACCGCTCTTTGGAGGGACGGCGGAAAAAAGGCGAGGCTGCTTTTTCCTCCAATACAGATTCTAGGCGCACGGGCCCTCCGGGTTGACCCAAAAAGAATGTCCCCGATCGCAATAAAGGGGAAGTTTGGGCCTCTACTAGCTCTTTTGCGGATGGATGAGGTTCTAGTTTGGGTAAAGCGCGGGCGATCGCGGGTTGCAGCATGGGTCGAAAATCTGGCTGTACGCTAAATACCCAACCGATAGTTGTGGCTATTGTCAAGGAAAAGACTACCCGCAGCACTACTATCTCCGGCTGATCGCGAAATGCTGTCCAAGTGGCCCAAATGACAATAGGATTGATCGTAGGAGCGGCCAATAAAAACCCGATCGCGACTGGGGTGGGGACTCCCTGCATCAACAATCGCCGCGCTACTGGTACATTCCCACATTCGCAAACAGGAAACAAAAAGCCAATTAAACTGCCGACGAGAGCGCCTAACAGTGGGTGGCGGGGGATGTATGATAGAAGTTTGCGCTCGTCAATGAACCACAGGAGCAAACCTGAGAATAATACTCCCAGTAGTAGAAAAGGCATGGCCTCTACTAACAAGCTGAGAAAAAGGGTGAAAGCACTGTTTAACTGATTTGTCAGCGTGGATTGCATCTCTCACCTATCTAGAAATTGCGGCCTCGATGGGCAAACACTTTTTGAATCATAGCAAGTAAAGGGCGAAGTTAAGGTGAGGTTAAAAATATATTATCGTGATTTCCGAGTCTTAATTCATTAGTTATAAATCTATAAAATGTTGGTGGTTGGAATAATTTTAGTTTTATACACCATCAGTTTGAAGGCGATAAAATTTTATGCCAAGTTTGCCCTCTGCTCAGTTGTCTGTCCCGCCAATGTGGGAAACTTTTCCCCCGAATCTGCTTTTAGATTCCACCCTCGAACATCTATCGCTTTGGGATTTTCAGGTTGAATCTTCCGATCGCGGACAAATTGTGACTGAGAGGCTGGAAGCTAATCCTTTGATCCCAGGAGTTATTTTAACAGAAGGAGGTAAGTTATTGGGGATGATTTCGCGGCGGCGATTTTTGGAATATCTCAGTCGCCCTTACGGGTTGGAATTGTTTTTAAAGCGACCTCTAAAATCTCTCTATCGCTTTGCCTGTAGGGATATTTTGCTGTTACGGGGAGATAGTTTAATTGTAGATGCAGCCCGTCAGTCTTTGGATCGATCGCCTGAACTACTTTATGAGCCGATTGTGGTTGAGTTATCTCCGCATAATTATCGGCTCTTGGATGTCCATGAGTTACTGATTGCTCAGTCACAAATTCACGCCTTAGCTACTCAGTTGCTCAATCAAGCTTACCAAGAGTTGGATGAAGTTTATAAACAATTACAGCGCCAAGCTTGTTTAGATGGCCTTACCCAAGTGGCAAATCGGCGCAGATTTGATGAATACCTTCGCCAAGAGTGGTTGCAGATGGCGAGAGTGCGATCGCCACTGGCACTAATTATGGCTGATGTTGACTATTTTAAGCTCTACAACGACACCTACGGCCATCAACAGGGAGATGATTGCTTGAAGGCTGTAGCCCTTGCTATCACTCAAGCTACACGCTCTCCGTCAGATTTGGTGGCCCGCTACGGAGGTGAGGAATTTGCGATCGTTCTACCCAATACTGATGCTAGCGCGGCCCTGCTGGTGGGGGAGGATATCCGATCGCGCCTGAAAGCAATGGCGATCGCTCATCAAGGTTCCCCAGCCTGCGAGTGTGTGAGTTTAAGTTTAGGCGTTGCTTGCACTGTTCCTGATGATGAAAATGGGGGAAGTTACCTATGTTCCCCGGAAAAGTTGATTGCTGCTGCTGACTGCGCTCTCTATCAAGCCAAAAAACAGGGGCGCGATCGCGTTGTCCTCAGTTTGCCTTGGAGTTAGTAACTATAGCAGGATGCAGGAGGAAAATGCGATCGGAGAAAGGGTTGGGGCGATCGAGAATGTGCCAAAAGTTGTGGCTGTTACTATATATCAGGGAAATCGCATCTACTTTCTGCTCGATAAAATAATATCCCTATTATTAAATATTTCAATGCCCAGCTAAGTGCCGAACAAATTCAGAAGCGCGACGGTAAATCCTGCTGACAATTGGCAACTTATAACTGAGCTGAGTAGCAAAGTCGGACAAACTATCAGAACCCATTAAGTCAATCCGTCGCAATGCCAACAGGTTATTGTTTAAACCATTTACTCCTGATAAACAGGATAAGCCATAAGTGTAACCGCAGGCTCCGATTAAATGCTGAACAACTGGATCGAAATCTCCGTAGGGATAGGCAAAAGTTTTCACAGACCTTCCTAACCCCTGTTCCAGTATAGAGCGCGATCGCACAGCTTCCTGTACTATTTCTGTAGGCGACAGCAAGCTCAAAGGCTGATAAGTTGTACCCAAAGAACCAAACTCAACTCCTTCATCTCTCAGTTGACAAATTTCCGGCCATCCTAACAGCGGTACTTCTGGACTATCTGCACGTTCCCAGCTATTTGTAGTACCAATTCTCTCAGCCACCAATAACACTGTAGCCTTAAAACCGTAACGTTTTAGCAAAGGCCAAGCATAGTTAAAAAAGTCGAGATAGCCACCATCAAAAGTAATTAATATAGGTTTTCCAGGTAACAGAGTACCAGTTGTTGTTGCTTTCTCCCAATCTTCCCATACCGCAGAATAAAAGTTATTTTTGGATAAATACTGCAACTGTTTTTCAAAATTATCGGGAGTAACATTGTAGCCAATTGTTGCCCCCTCTAATTGTGGGCAAACATGGCGATACCTTAAAATTGGCATTTGTGCAGTTCCCCTCGTAGCCAAACTGCTGTTACTATTATCTGTGTTCCTGGCAGTAAATTCAGATAACCCCTTATAAAGTTTTCTGTTTGTCAGGTGTTCCCAATGGCACTTTAAATTAAGCTGTAACAACCTAAACTTCCCAGGAAAATTAGCCAAAGGAAAAGCGCCGAGCAATTTTCCCCCAATGTTAGATTCGATTTTATTAACATCTTGAGAAGGCTGAAATTCAGGAGAGTCGATCGAAGTTGGGGAATTGGGCAACAACAGTTCTGGTGCATAAATAACTCGCCCCAAATTCTCCTCAGTGGAATTAGTTAATATCGGCGAACCAGTGGTTTCCCATAGTTGAGTCAATTCTATCACCATCCCCATTGGTAAAGTTGCTCTCCTGTTGGTACTGCTTCCTATTGTTCCTAAATTTCTACCCAATAAGAGACTATTTTTGGGGTAAATTCCATTAGAATCAGCAGCGTTTAACCAGTCGGGGAAGCGTGTTCTAGTTCTAGTTTTGGCTAATTCTGCTAGGTGCGAGCGCAAAGATGTCAAATCATTCAAAGGTTTACCTAATAAAACCTCTCGCACGCAAACCCGGCAAAGTTCAAAACCACTAGCTTTAATCAAAGTTGTGCGTAAAGTTTGCGCCGAGATCGAATTTTCCTTAACCGGGACAGTAACTATACCAATCGGTACACCACCCACTGTTAACAATACATCAATTTCTGGCAGCGAAACTTCTATATTTGTCAGTGGTTCGCTCACTTCAATTGTCAATAATTTTGTGTCAATATGTTCCGCGATTGCGGCTTCAAAAAGCTTTGGGTTGTAGAAGTTTTCTAGTGACCATTCCGCTTGTCCCCAAATATCCTGTAAAAAGATTTGCCAAACCTTTTTTAATTGTTGGTTTTTAGTCAAGGAATCTATAACTTTTATCGGATTTTTTCCAATTTTTCTCTCGAAAAATCGAGAGAGAATTGGCAAATAAAATTTAGTCGCGATCGCATCCGCCAAAACAAATCTGCTTACTACCCCATCGCAGAATG contains:
- a CDS encoding permease, with the translated sequence MQSTLTNQLNSAFTLFLSLLVEAMPFLLLGVLFSGLLLWFIDERKLLSYIPRHPLLGALVGSLIGFLFPVCECGNVPVARRLLMQGVPTPVAIGFLLAAPTINPIVIWATWTAFRDQPEIVVLRVVFSLTIATTIGWVFSVQPDFRPMLQPAIARALPKLEPHPSAKELVEAQTSPLLRSGTFFLGQPGGPVRLESVLEEKAASPFFRRPSKERLYLLLDSMVQELRELGGVLVIGSAIAAAIQVAAPRELILSLGQGPISSIVAMLLLATVVSICSTVDSFFALSFASTFTSGSLLAFLVFGPMIDLKGIGLMLSIFQPRAVIYLIVLAAQLTFLLTLAVNLHIS
- a CDS encoding GGDEF domain-containing protein, producing the protein MPSLPSAQLSVPPMWETFPPNLLLDSTLEHLSLWDFQVESSDRGQIVTERLEANPLIPGVILTEGGKLLGMISRRRFLEYLSRPYGLELFLKRPLKSLYRFACRDILLLRGDSLIVDAARQSLDRSPELLYEPIVVELSPHNYRLLDVHELLIAQSQIHALATQLLNQAYQELDEVYKQLQRQACLDGLTQVANRRRFDEYLRQEWLQMARVRSPLALIMADVDYFKLYNDTYGHQQGDDCLKAVALAITQATRSPSDLVARYGGEEFAIVLPNTDASAALLVGEDIRSRLKAMAIAHQGSPACECVSLSLGVACTVPDDENGGSYLCSPEKLIAAADCALYQAKKQGRDRVVLSLPWS
- a CDS encoding sulfotransferase, whose amino-acid sequence is MKRIFLVGAPRSGTTILQSLLAAHPLMISFPETRFFQYLLPKFEYPISVDDRMKIFLIEEINRPEYLSCFNAEQSELEKANCLIKILDNLAFEQDKSVWLEKTPEHIYCIEYLEKLLPDALFIHILRNGIDVITSMYEASRNSPDAWGGEWKLEHCITRWQEAISINYLYANKKNHILVKYQELVEDPSMALANICKFIGIKFDNSMLVKYKETSQKMSLGAVWHQGIERQIQKSNHHKYYSIFQQINIHYIINQIKPLKNQISHKQRVEITEKIVDIFAPLSFERLLCRVEMEGEYLGNIELPFCDGVVSRFVLADAIATKFYLPILSRFFERKIGKNPIKVIDSLTKNQQLKKVWQIFLQDIWGQAEWSLENFYNPKLFEAAIAEHIDTKLLTIEVSEPLTNIEVSLPEIDVLLTVGGVPIGIVTVPVKENSISAQTLRTTLIKASGFELCRVCVREVLLGKPLNDLTSLRSHLAELAKTRTRTRFPDWLNAADSNGIYPKNSLLLGRNLGTIGSSTNRRATLPMGMVIELTQLWETTGSPILTNSTEENLGRVIYAPELLLPNSPTSIDSPEFQPSQDVNKIESNIGGKLLGAFPLANFPGKFRLLQLNLKCHWEHLTNRKLYKGLSEFTARNTDNSNSSLATRGTAQMPILRYRHVCPQLEGATIGYNVTPDNFEKQLQYLSKNNFYSAVWEDWEKATTTGTLLPGKPILITFDGGYLDFFNYAWPLLKRYGFKATVLLVAERIGTTNSWERADSPEVPLLGWPEICQLRDEGVEFGSLGTTYQPLSLLSPTEIVQEAVRSRSILEQGLGRSVKTFAYPYGDFDPVVQHLIGACGYTYGLSCLSGVNGLNNNLLALRRIDLMGSDSLSDFATQLSYKLPIVSRIYRRASEFVRHLAGH